The proteins below come from a single Aegilops tauschii subsp. strangulata cultivar AL8/78 chromosome 6, Aet v6.0, whole genome shotgun sequence genomic window:
- the LOC109775274 gene encoding uncharacterized protein isoform X2 translates to MSLIPRAAPAASMAFAGRDPAVISLLKMLPLLLLLTFSSAAAPPAAASPSAVHNNNWAVLVCTSRFWFNYRHMANTLSLYRTVKRLGIPDERIILMLADDMACNPRNNYPAQVFNNENHQLNLYGDNVEVDYRGYEVTVENFLRVLTGRHESAVPRSKRLLSDEGSHILLYMTGHGGDEFLKFQDNEELQSHDLADAVKQMKEKHRFKELLIMVDTCQAATLFSQLQSPGVLAIGSSMKGENSYSHHLDSDIGVSVVDRFTFHTLAFFEKLNMYSNASLNSLFNSYDPSMLLSTAYYRMDLYKRALNEVPVTNFFGSVMKTIHTDSAYTGFLAAHDAELPLSVGNNILDHVMLQNEASARRSNIEEMNEAQLMSHGWTEVLLEQLEGKNSDVVVMYGLGTMGILLAISTWLSM, encoded by the exons ATGTCCCTGATCCCGCGCGCTGCTCCGGCGGCGAGCATGGCGTTCGCCGGACGGGACCCCGCTGTCATCTCCCTCCTCAAGATGCTACCGCTGCTCTTGCTCCTCACCTTCTCCTCCGCTGCGGCGCCCCCGGCGGCGGCGTCACCCTCCGCCGTGCACAACAACAACTGGGCCGTGCTCGTCTGTACCTCCCGCTTCTG GTTTAATTATAGACATATGGCCAACACGCTGTCTTTGTACAG GACTGTTAAGAGATTAGGAATACCTGACGAGAGGATAATACTTATGTTGGCTGATGATATGGCTTGTAATCCTCGGAACAATTATCCTGCCCAAGTGTTCAACAATGAGAACCACCAGCTTAATCTTTATGGTGACAATGTTGAG GTTGATTACCGAGGTTATGAGGTTAcagttgaaaactttttgcgagTTTTGACTGGAAGACATGAGAGCGCTGTACCAAGATCAAAGCGTCTCTTAAGTGATGAAGGAAGCCATATTCTTTTGTACATGACTGGACATGGTGGGgatgaatttttgaagttccaAGATAACGAAGAACTTCAGAGCCATGATTTAGCAGATGCAGTAAAGCAAATGAAGGAGAAGCATAG ATTTAAAGAGTTGTTGATAATGGTAGATACCTGCCAGGCTGCTACTCTTTTTTCACAG CTTCAATCACCTGGTGTTTTGGCGATTGGTAGCAGCATGAAGGGGGAAAACTCTTACTCTCACCATCTCGACTCAGAT ATTGGTGTTTCTGTTGTGGATAGATTTACCTTCCATACACTTGCTTTCTTTGAGAAGCTGAACATGTATAGCAATGCTTCATTGAACAG TCTTTTCAACTCATACGACCCTTCTATGCTGCTGTCTACTGCATATTATCGAATGGATCTTTACAAGCGTGCATTAAACGAG GTCCCAGTGACAAATTTCTTTGGATCAGTCATGAAGACTATCCACACTGATTCAGCCTACACAGGCTTTCTAGCTGCACATGATGCGGAACTCCCCCTTTCTGTAGGAAATAATATACTTGATCATGTCATGTTACAGAATGAGGCTAGTGCAAGAAGATCGAACATAGAAGAGATGAAT GAGGCACAATTAATGTCCCATGGATGGACAGAGGTCCTGCTAGAGCAGCTGGAAGGCAAAAATTCTGATGTTGTTGTGATGTATGGTCTGGGAACTATGGGCATATTGCTGGCAATTTCAACCTGGCTATCAATGTAG
- the LOC109775274 gene encoding uncharacterized protein isoform X1, with translation MSLIPRAAPAASMAFAGRDPAVISLLKMLPLLLLLTFSSAAAPPAAASPSAVHNNNWAVLVCTSRFWFNYRHMANTLSLYRTVKRLGIPDERIILMLADDMACNPRNNYPAQVFNNENHQLNLYGDNVEVDYRGYEVTVENFLRVLTGRHESAVPRSKRLLSDEGSHILLYMTGHGGDEFLKFQDNEELQSHDLADAVKQMKEKHRFKELLIMVDTCQAATLFSQLQSPGVLAIGSSMKGENSYSHHLDSDIGVSVVDRFTFHTLAFFEKLNMYSNASLNSLFNSYDPSMLLSTAYYRMDLYKRALNEVPVTNFFGSVMKTIHTDSAYTGFLAAHDAELPLSVGNNILDHVMLQNEASARRSNIEEMNEAQLMSHGWTEVLLEQLEGKNSDVVVMYGLGTMGILLAISTWLSMMGPRRMKIREILWRSTFCISFFT, from the exons ATGTCCCTGATCCCGCGCGCTGCTCCGGCGGCGAGCATGGCGTTCGCCGGACGGGACCCCGCTGTCATCTCCCTCCTCAAGATGCTACCGCTGCTCTTGCTCCTCACCTTCTCCTCCGCTGCGGCGCCCCCGGCGGCGGCGTCACCCTCCGCCGTGCACAACAACAACTGGGCCGTGCTCGTCTGTACCTCCCGCTTCTG GTTTAATTATAGACATATGGCCAACACGCTGTCTTTGTACAG GACTGTTAAGAGATTAGGAATACCTGACGAGAGGATAATACTTATGTTGGCTGATGATATGGCTTGTAATCCTCGGAACAATTATCCTGCCCAAGTGTTCAACAATGAGAACCACCAGCTTAATCTTTATGGTGACAATGTTGAG GTTGATTACCGAGGTTATGAGGTTAcagttgaaaactttttgcgagTTTTGACTGGAAGACATGAGAGCGCTGTACCAAGATCAAAGCGTCTCTTAAGTGATGAAGGAAGCCATATTCTTTTGTACATGACTGGACATGGTGGGgatgaatttttgaagttccaAGATAACGAAGAACTTCAGAGCCATGATTTAGCAGATGCAGTAAAGCAAATGAAGGAGAAGCATAG ATTTAAAGAGTTGTTGATAATGGTAGATACCTGCCAGGCTGCTACTCTTTTTTCACAG CTTCAATCACCTGGTGTTTTGGCGATTGGTAGCAGCATGAAGGGGGAAAACTCTTACTCTCACCATCTCGACTCAGAT ATTGGTGTTTCTGTTGTGGATAGATTTACCTTCCATACACTTGCTTTCTTTGAGAAGCTGAACATGTATAGCAATGCTTCATTGAACAG TCTTTTCAACTCATACGACCCTTCTATGCTGCTGTCTACTGCATATTATCGAATGGATCTTTACAAGCGTGCATTAAACGAG GTCCCAGTGACAAATTTCTTTGGATCAGTCATGAAGACTATCCACACTGATTCAGCCTACACAGGCTTTCTAGCTGCACATGATGCGGAACTCCCCCTTTCTGTAGGAAATAATATACTTGATCATGTCATGTTACAGAATGAGGCTAGTGCAAGAAGATCGAACATAGAAGAGATGAAT GAGGCACAATTAATGTCCCATGGATGGACAGAGGTCCTGCTAGAGCAGCTGGAAGGCAAAAATTCTGATGTTGTTGTGATGTATGGTCTGGGAACTATGGGCATATTGCTGGCAATTTCAACCTGGCTATCAAT GATGGGACCAAGAAGAATGAAAATAAGAGAGATACTTTGGAGGTCAACGTTCTGTATTTCCTTTTTTACCTAA